The Eggerthella guodeyinii sequence GCCGCGAGCGCGCAGCAACCGCCCACGAACAGGGGCAACGCGCGATCGAGCCGCCCGAGGTACGAGAGGATCGCCACGCTGAGGTACGTGACGCCGCCCGCCGCGATGCCCGCGATGGCGTAGGGCTCGGGCGAATACGGTCCCGTGCCCAGGTCGAGCAGCCGCGCGCCCTGCAGCAGCCCGAACCCCACGACGGCCACCGCCACGAGCAGCCGCGTCCTTCTCGCCGCATCCACCTGCACGCCCGCACGCCCTTTCCCCCGCCTCGGTTTCCTACACGCAGTATACCGCGCCCACCCCCCCCCCCGCGCCCCGTGGCGCGGCGGGGCGCGCCAAGAGCGCGTCCTCCCTACATCTGCTCCACCAGCACGAGCAGCTCTTGCTTCTTGTGGATGTCGAGCTTCGCGTAGATGCGTTTCGAGTGGGTGCGCATGGTGTTCTCGGATATGAACAGCATCTCGGCGATGGCCGGCCCCGAGTAGCCGCGCACGAGCAGCTCCATGACCTCGGCCTCGCGGCTGGACAGGCCGTACAGCTCGCTCAGGCGCTTGCAGCGCTTCGACACGCGGTCGGCCAGCTGCGGCCCCGCGTCCGCACCGGCCGGCGTTGCCACGTCGCGGGCGCGCACCGCCTGCGTCACTGCGATCTCCGCCGACGTCTCCTTCTGCGGCGCCTTCGGTGTGAGCATGAGGAACTCGAGGCGGTTCGTGTGCAGCTTGCCCACCTTGCGCCCCACCAGCGCGATGAGCAGCATCACGTACAGGGCCACGAGCGCCACGAACGACAGCTGCTCCACGCCGAGCCCCGCCGCGCTGCCCGAGGCGTAACCCACCAGGTAGCCGCACATCTGCATGAAGTAGGTGATGGTGCCGTAGAACGCGTAGATGAGCACCGGGTTGATGCCGCTGTCGCGCGAGATCTGGCCGCAGTGCATCATCATGAGCACGCATGCCAGCATGAAGCACGCGTACGTCACGCCGCTTCCCACCGTGGTGAACTCGGGGCCCGCGAACGGCAGCACGATGAGGCACGTGGCCGCGATGGGGAACAGCACGCGGAACACGCTCATGAGGTCCACGTGGATGGTGCGCCGCCGCCACGCCCCGTAGAACACGGCCACCACGGCCAGCAGCGCGAACATCGAGAAGATGTTGATGGTGCTGAGCAGCTCCTGGTGCGTGACCGCGATGAAGCGGATGGCGCCCGAGCAGAACCCGAGCGCGCCCACCGACAGCGCCGGCAGGAAGCTCTCGCGCAGCGCGTTTCGGTACACCACCGCGTGCTCGCGCGGGACGTCGTCGAACATGGGCTGCTGCGCGTCCGTCGCGTGCGCGGCGATCCACAGGCACAGCCCGGCCAGCGGCACCAGCACCAAAGGTATAAGGTAGGCGGTGAGCGCCGTGGGGATGAAGCACAGGAAGAAGTACAGCAGCGCCGAGAAGCCGGTGCCCTTGATGAGCGCGAGGTTGCCCCGCGCGCTGTCGAGCGAGGCGAACACGCGCTGCCAGCTCATGAGATAGCCTGCCGACCCCACGCCGATGAGCG is a genomic window containing:
- a CDS encoding helix-turn-helix transcriptional regulator, which gives rise to MRAPSALKPDVPSFGYATFLSINATSIWGGIYPYLPAFCQTSLTTIVFYTVQIAAFWLAFCAAMAFTWARPGLSRGAHVLAFSVPLAFGPLMLVGAMYLESLALALVVGAAALIGVGSAGYLMSWQRVFASLDSARGNLALIKGTGFSALLYFFLCFIPTALTAYLIPLVLVPLAGLCLWIAAHATDAQQPMFDDVPREHAVVYRNALRESFLPALSVGALGFCSGAIRFIAVTHQELLSTINIFSMFALLAVVAVFYGAWRRRTIHVDLMSVFRVLFPIAATCLIVLPFAGPEFTTVGSGVTYACFMLACVLMMMHCGQISRDSGINPVLIYAFYGTITYFMQMCGYLVGYASGSAAGLGVEQLSFVALVALYVMLLIALVGRKVGKLHTNRLEFLMLTPKAPQKETSAEIAVTQAVRARDVATPAGADAGPQLADRVSKRCKRLSELYGLSSREAEVMELLVRGYSGPAIAEMLFISENTMRTHSKRIYAKLDIHKKQELLVLVEQM